The proteins below are encoded in one region of Ktedonobacterales bacterium:
- a CDS encoding ubiquinol-cytochrome c reductase iron-sulfur subunit, which yields MAEKISRRRLFIAGNAAVQGALALLVGVPVAGYVLGAIFSPQPTAWVKVGPIANIPPNTPAEFAISAPIVGSGQSTTRPVGVFVLKSGNQLFTFYNGCTHMGCPVQWQAYQQLFKCPCHGGVYDRLGRVIAGPPPYALREFQHKIVNGDLYVYIDILD from the coding sequence ATGGCCGAAAAAATCTCAAGGCGTCGGCTTTTTATCGCGGGTAATGCTGCGGTCCAGGGCGCGCTGGCCTTGCTGGTGGGCGTGCCAGTGGCTGGCTATGTCCTGGGAGCTATCTTTAGCCCACAGCCAACCGCCTGGGTGAAAGTGGGGCCAATTGCGAACATCCCACCGAACACGCCAGCGGAGTTCGCCATCAGCGCGCCCATTGTTGGCTCAGGACAAAGTACAACCCGGCCAGTCGGCGTCTTTGTCTTGAAAAGCGGCAACCAGCTTTTCACCTTTTACAACGGCTGCACACATATGGGCTGCCCTGTTCAATGGCAGGCATACCAGCAGCTTTTCAAATGCCCCTGTCATGGAGGTGTCTATGATCGCCTGGGTCGTGTCATCGCGGGGCCGCCGCCCTACGCGCTGCGAGAGTTCCAGCACAAAATTGTCAATGGTGATCTCTACGTGTATATCGACATTCTGGACTAG
- a CDS encoding tyrosine-type recombinase/integrase produces MPDSDQPNRLPRHDAANQAATSTNTEQRPGGLAEADALITQPSLFSKEVKIVHAPAAEIVPPTAESSLAECAPAYQEYLRLTAHSRYTITCFLSDLRLLNEYLGNETPIGRIANNDLTRWMMHLRWERGQQPAPKTMARRATFLKNFFGWLASERILPENAAAGIVLTRPLPPLPEMLYEEEIERLETAAAEDSRSQSLVMLLLHAGLKKEEVMALQLSHFDLSDPAHPAVSVQFTDQIKQRKQRRLTLPAEFTEAFQRYLTKYRPQGKVFDCTDRNLNYILARAVRKARIQKRVTLQLLRDTYAVRQLQEGMPLDILREKLGLSEEAWKEASEKYRKLIASA; encoded by the coding sequence ATGCCCGACAGTGACCAGCCCAATCGCCTGCCGCGTCATGACGCGGCAAACCAGGCCGCCACTTCTACCAATACAGAACAACGCCCAGGAGGGCTGGCCGAAGCTGATGCCCTCATCACGCAACCAAGCCTGTTCTCCAAAGAAGTCAAGATCGTCCACGCGCCTGCCGCTGAAATTGTGCCGCCCACCGCTGAAAGCAGCCTGGCGGAATGCGCTCCGGCCTACCAGGAATATCTGCGGCTAACGGCTCATTCGCGCTATACGATTACCTGCTTTCTTTCGGACCTTCGGCTCCTGAACGAGTACCTAGGGAATGAGACGCCCATTGGCCGCATTGCCAACAACGACCTGACCCGCTGGATGATGCACCTGCGTTGGGAGCGCGGCCAGCAGCCTGCCCCTAAAACAATGGCGCGGCGGGCAACCTTCCTCAAGAACTTCTTTGGCTGGCTTGCCAGCGAGCGCATCCTGCCGGAAAACGCTGCTGCTGGCATCGTCCTCACGCGGCCATTGCCCCCGCTGCCTGAGATGCTTTACGAGGAGGAGATCGAGCGGCTTGAAACCGCTGCCGCCGAAGATAGCCGCAGCCAGTCTCTGGTCATGCTGCTGCTGCACGCTGGCTTGAAGAAAGAAGAAGTGATGGCCTTGCAGCTAAGCCACTTCGACCTCAGCGACCCGGCGCATCCAGCCGTCTCTGTACAGTTTACCGATCAGATCAAACAGCGCAAACAACGACGCCTGACCTTGCCTGCTGAGTTCACCGAGGCTTTTCAACGCTATCTGACTAAATACCGACCTCAAGGCAAAGTCTTCGACTGCACCGACCGCAACCTGAACTATATTCTGGCGCGGGCAGTACGCAAGGCGCGCATTCAGAAGCGCGTCACGCTCCAGCTTCTGCGCGATACCTACGCGGTGCGTCAGCTTCAGGAAGGCATGCCCCTGGACATCCTGCGCGAGAAACTGGGGCTATCTGAAGAAGCCTGGAAAGAAGCATCAGAAAAATATCGCAAGCTCATTGCCAGCGCTTGA
- a CDS encoding protein kinase yields MQASPNRIGKYELISRLGRGGMGEVYKAFHPQLQRYVAIKVLLTNSETDPEFIARFQNEAMAVARLRHPHIVQVFDFDIEGDKPYMVMEYVEGETLAQRMTRYHRSGHIVPPDEVVRLFQQLCAAVDYAHKQGMLHRDIKPANVIINRQGDAVLTDFGLAKISGVSGLTASGLVIGTPHYMSPEQGQGQAMDARSDVYSLSVMLYEMLAGKLPFDADTPVGIIMQHIMTPPPPIEETNPAVSNALAQVALVGMAKKPDERFRTAGAMGAAIASAVNQPPIRINIGEAAGTQDALATVANPAQPANQTNIGTVATRQADEPGTPAWQAGNLGNAGQPPAGFVGQGPAGARPVAPGIAPPGMDRSRRKPANHLGRYAVIGTILLLIIIGSGILLVALGNKTNTQTNTPPLTGSVGTVTFSDSDANDFQHPANTLKAAFTGLQKPAAGSTYFAWLCDSGSAACTLLGPVQVQTDGSATLNVAKGSNLLGVKDLTRLSTDLTFQITQEQTEASAPPASPSKNVAYLGKILKEVLLHIRHQVTAFPNKGPLFPGNNTALDTGLGVDATLLNQLANQLKNAGTLYDRTVAAEYILNLIAGKVGQKDWNQDGQTGAFKGDDGFGLGADATINASDCTGPANVKSYLAFTMQHSCLAAKASGASTLLNLFDKIKNAGANIAAAIKIIQPIAQKIAQATDASAFSEGDINTLVVTANNLLNGVTGETQQQDGARQILSYSQGMAEITINRA; encoded by the coding sequence ATGCAAGCATCGCCAAATCGCATCGGCAAATATGAACTCATCAGCCGATTAGGGCGTGGGGGCATGGGTGAAGTCTATAAAGCCTTCCATCCGCAACTCCAACGCTATGTCGCCATTAAAGTCTTGCTCACCAATAGTGAAACTGATCCCGAATTCATCGCGCGCTTCCAAAACGAAGCGATGGCCGTAGCCCGGCTGCGTCACCCTCATATCGTGCAGGTCTTTGATTTCGATATTGAGGGCGACAAGCCCTATATGGTCATGGAATACGTTGAAGGTGAAACCCTGGCGCAGCGTATGACGCGCTACCACCGCTCCGGCCATATCGTACCGCCTGATGAAGTGGTGCGCCTCTTCCAGCAGCTCTGCGCAGCGGTTGATTACGCCCACAAGCAAGGCATGCTGCACCGAGACATCAAGCCAGCCAATGTCATTATTAATCGGCAGGGTGATGCGGTCCTCACGGATTTTGGTCTTGCCAAGATCAGCGGCGTCTCTGGCCTGACCGCCAGCGGCCTGGTCATCGGCACACCGCACTATATGTCACCTGAGCAGGGCCAGGGCCAGGCAATGGACGCCCGCAGCGATGTCTACTCGCTCAGCGTCATGCTCTATGAAATGCTGGCCGGGAAGCTGCCCTTCGATGCCGATACCCCGGTGGGCATCATTATGCAGCACATTATGACGCCGCCGCCGCCCATCGAGGAGACCAATCCGGCGGTATCGAACGCGCTCGCGCAGGTGGCGCTGGTCGGCATGGCAAAAAAACCCGATGAACGCTTCCGCACCGCAGGCGCGATGGGCGCTGCTATCGCGTCGGCGGTGAACCAGCCCCCCATACGCATTAACATCGGGGAGGCAGCAGGGACACAAGACGCCCTGGCAACCGTCGCCAATCCAGCGCAGCCAGCAAACCAGACTAACATCGGCACAGTGGCAACCAGACAGGCTGATGAACCAGGCACGCCAGCGTGGCAGGCTGGCAACCTCGGTAACGCCGGGCAGCCGCCAGCAGGGTTTGTTGGTCAAGGGCCAGCGGGAGCGCGGCCTGTGGCTCCAGGGATAGCGCCGCCAGGCATGGACCGATCACGACGCAAACCAGCAAACCATCTTGGCCGCTACGCCGTAATAGGAACCATCCTGCTGCTTATCATCATTGGCAGTGGCATCCTGCTCGTTGCGCTGGGCAATAAAACGAACACTCAGACGAATACACCTCCTCTCACCGGCAGCGTAGGAACGGTCACATTCTCCGACAGCGATGCGAACGACTTCCAGCACCCCGCCAATACTCTGAAAGCAGCCTTTACCGGCTTACAAAAACCGGCGGCTGGCTCAACCTATTTTGCCTGGCTCTGCGATTCTGGAAGCGCAGCCTGTACCCTGCTGGGGCCGGTCCAGGTCCAGACAGATGGGAGCGCAACCCTGAACGTAGCAAAGGGGAGCAACCTCCTGGGAGTGAAAGACCTGACCAGGTTATCAACAGACCTGACATTCCAGATCACTCAGGAGCAGACCGAAGCCTCGGCCCCACCTGCCAGCCCATCCAAAAACGTCGCCTATCTTGGGAAAATCCTGAAAGAAGTCTTGCTTCATATTCGCCACCAGGTGACGGCCTTCCCCAACAAGGGTCCCCTCTTCCCAGGCAATAACACAGCCCTGGATACCGGGCTGGGCGTAGACGCGACCTTGCTGAATCAACTGGCGAATCAGCTCAAAAATGCAGGTACACTCTACGATAGAACGGTAGCGGCAGAGTATATTCTGAACCTCATCGCTGGCAAAGTTGGGCAAAAGGACTGGAATCAGGATGGGCAGACCGGCGCCTTCAAGGGAGATGATGGCTTCGGCCTGGGCGCAGATGCAACCATCAATGCCAGTGATTGCACCGGCCCAGCAAATGTCAAATCCTATCTCGCGTTCACCATGCAGCACTCCTGTCTTGCCGCCAAAGCCAGCGGCGCTTCGACCCTCCTGAATCTGTTTGATAAGATTAAGAATGCTGGCGCCAATATCGCCGCAGCGATTAAGATCATCCAGCCAATCGCCCAGAAGATCGCTCAAGCCACCGACGCGAGCGCCTTCAGCGAGGGCGATATAAATACCCTGGTGGTCACAGCTAATAACCTGCTCAACGGCGTCACCGGTGAGACGCAGCAGCAGGACGGCGCTCGCCAGATTTTATCTTACAGCCAGGGGATGGCAGAGATCACTATCAACAGGGCCTAG
- a CDS encoding hotdog domain-containing protein — translation MQEYTSTLRLRMSAADAHYGGNLVEGAHVLKLFGDVATELAIQCDGDEGLLAGYEKIELLAPVYAGDFIEATGRIIRIGRTSRTIEFEARKVIQPRPDISDSAADILPTPVIVARAIGTTVVRKERQRIPHPGE, via the coding sequence ATGCAGGAATACACCTCCACACTGCGCCTGCGGATGAGCGCCGCCGACGCGCATTACGGCGGCAATCTGGTGGAAGGGGCGCACGTCCTCAAACTCTTCGGCGATGTCGCCACCGAACTGGCGATCCAGTGCGATGGCGACGAAGGCTTATTGGCCGGGTACGAGAAGATAGAATTGCTTGCCCCGGTCTACGCGGGAGATTTCATTGAAGCGACGGGGCGCATTATCCGCATAGGCCGCACCTCGCGCACCATTGAGTTTGAGGCGCGCAAGGTTATCCAGCCACGCCCCGACATCAGCGACTCTGCCGCAGACATTCTGCCAACCCCCGTAATAGTCGCCCGCGCCATCGGAACCACTGTCGTGCGCAAAGAGCGCCAGCGCATTCCCCATCCCGGTGAATAA
- a CDS encoding cytochrome ubiquinol oxidase subunit I yields MVLADTIFSFWGSQLVIAIIAESHILIAAALTGLIFIAVTTESVYYFTGDKRWDRFAHGIARVQVITFAPGSFIAIMFVLVLVMLWPLFWTTLFRITFWPFVMEAASFILYILYLYTWYYTWDTLKGYRALHLSIGYLLMFVAWAQQFMVDIVASYMLTPTEPNSLQSVIFNPTDIVLDFHRVVGNISYAGFLIGAYAAWRFLRARSLDDKAYWDFVGGLGLLFGIGLMMLQPFIGWQYAQLIRDHAPSAFYRIMGGGERSFLFLIQVILLTALFFFSALYISAQMRKARARHARAATLLMILLLFFGGWLCLPSHWSPNVLGLDLSFLGQLGLMNPWKYVSLAGLTLSGFLMFGAYLGSIQSGLKWGARGILPHIILLILGFVVVGMMFDMGLIREESRRPFLIYGRMYIQPQSPDMTPSNEYAPPARDIHNIP; encoded by the coding sequence ATGGTCCTTGCAGATACGATCTTCTCCTTCTGGGGAAGCCAGCTAGTGATTGCCATCATTGCTGAATCGCACATTCTGATTGCCGCCGCACTCACCGGCCTCATCTTTATCGCCGTGACTACTGAGAGCGTCTATTATTTCACCGGCGATAAACGCTGGGATCGGTTTGCCCACGGCATTGCCAGAGTGCAGGTTATCACCTTCGCGCCCGGCAGCTTCATTGCCATCATGTTCGTGCTGGTGTTAGTGATGCTCTGGCCGCTCTTCTGGACAACTCTCTTTCGCATTACATTCTGGCCGTTCGTCATGGAGGCGGCGTCGTTCATCCTGTATATTCTGTACCTCTATACCTGGTACTACACCTGGGACACCCTCAAAGGCTATCGCGCACTGCATCTCTCCATTGGCTACCTGCTCATGTTTGTCGCCTGGGCGCAGCAGTTCATGGTGGATATTGTCGCCTCCTACATGCTCACGCCTACAGAGCCAAACAGCCTGCAATCAGTCATCTTCAATCCCACCGATATTGTCCTCGATTTTCACCGCGTTGTCGGCAACATTTCGTATGCAGGGTTTCTCATCGGCGCGTATGCTGCCTGGCGCTTTCTTCGCGCTCGCTCCCTGGACGACAAGGCATATTGGGACTTTGTTGGCGGGCTGGGCCTGCTGTTTGGCATTGGTCTGATGATGCTGCAACCCTTCATCGGCTGGCAGTATGCTCAATTGATCCGTGACCACGCCCCCAGCGCCTTCTATCGCATCATGGGTGGCGGAGAGCGTTCTTTTCTCTTCTTGATCCAGGTCATCTTGCTAACCGCGCTCTTCTTCTTCAGCGCCCTCTACATCAGCGCCCAGATGCGAAAAGCCAGAGCAAGGCACGCGCGAGCGGCTACCCTGCTGATGATCTTACTCCTCTTCTTTGGTGGCTGGCTCTGCCTGCCCTCCCATTGGAGTCCTAACGTGCTGGGTCTCGATCTGAGCTTTCTGGGGCAATTAGGGCTGATGAATCCCTGGAAATATGTTTCCCTGGCGGGCCTCACGCTCAGCGGCTTCCTCATGTTTGGCGCTTATCTGGGATCGATCCAATCAGGGTTGAAGTGGGGCGCGCGGGGCATCTTACCCCATATCATCCTCCTGATTCTAGGCTTCGTGGTCGTTGGCATGATGTTTGATATGGGGTTAATCCGCGAAGAGTCACGACGCCCCTTCTTGATTTACGGGCGGATGTATATTCAGCCACAAAGTCCCGATATGACCCCATCTAACGAATACGCGCCGCCAGCACGCGATATTCACAACATACCTTAG
- a CDS encoding cytochrome bc complex cytochrome b subunit — MKTLRPQGVNIISRGGQYIYDWLDERYPLSEFLNRLLSDPVPKRFGWLYTLGGAIVLLTITQITTGIFLLFYYVPDWEHAYDSIQAINYTVPFGNWVRGYHYWNGYMLVFLLGLHMARTYFSSAYKRPRELTWVAGVFLFILMTAVAYTGACLRMDQTGFYTFMVGEHIMGWTPIVGLWFKEIWLGSDRINPASLTRTFALHVWVLPSLLLGFIFVHVLFVVLQGQYGSWLNYRKRRREHLADTLSMEGDEFTSHIKAQEEANSPKSRKRQVPDDTDYFFPQHSLREGIVTLACFLVIVLLTLTAFPTLDEPANAATSTFVPLPEWFMLPADQMLPYLPAWMIPLLPVIFGVFIMYLILLPFVDRHPAMNIFKRPVALATGIIVAFSIFTLLLLAIYRIENFPTQ; from the coding sequence ATGAAAACGCTCCGTCCCCAAGGGGTGAATATCATCAGCCGGGGCGGCCAATACATCTACGATTGGCTGGATGAGCGTTATCCGCTCAGCGAGTTCCTTAATCGCTTACTCTCCGATCCGGTACCCAAGCGTTTTGGCTGGCTCTATACTCTTGGTGGCGCTATCGTTCTGCTCACCATCACCCAGATCACCACCGGCATCTTCCTGCTCTTTTACTATGTCCCTGACTGGGAACACGCCTATGACAGCATTCAGGCCATCAACTATACCGTCCCCTTTGGCAATTGGGTGCGCGGCTACCATTACTGGAACGGCTATATGCTTGTCTTCCTGCTCGGCCTGCATATGGCCCGCACCTATTTTTCCAGCGCCTACAAACGCCCACGCGAACTGACCTGGGTGGCTGGCGTCTTCCTCTTCATCTTGATGACCGCCGTCGCCTATACCGGGGCATGCCTGCGTATGGACCAGACCGGCTTCTATACCTTCATGGTGGGTGAACACATCATGGGCTGGACACCCATCGTCGGCCTCTGGTTCAAGGAAATCTGGCTCGGCAGTGATCGTATCAATCCTGCGTCACTCACGCGCACTTTCGCCCTGCATGTCTGGGTCTTACCTTCGCTGCTGCTGGGCTTCATCTTTGTTCATGTGCTGTTCGTCGTCCTCCAGGGTCAGTATGGCTCCTGGCTCAACTATCGCAAGCGACGCAGAGAACACCTGGCCGACACGCTCAGCATGGAGGGCGATGAGTTTACCTCCCATATCAAAGCTCAGGAAGAGGCCAATAGTCCTAAAAGCCGCAAGCGCCAGGTTCCAGACGACACCGATTACTTCTTCCCGCAGCATTCGCTCCGCGAGGGCATCGTCACACTTGCCTGCTTCCTGGTCATTGTCTTGCTCACCCTCACCGCTTTTCCTACTCTGGATGAGCCTGCCAATGCCGCTACCAGCACGTTTGTACCCCTGCCAGAATGGTTCATGCTTCCCGCCGACCAGATGCTGCCCTATCTTCCAGCCTGGATGATTCCCCTGCTGCCGGTCATCTTCGGCGTCTTCATTATGTACTTGATTCTTCTGCCTTTTGTAGATCGCCATCCAGCGATGAACATCTTCAAGCGCCCGGTTGCACTGGCTACCGGCATCATCGTGGCCTTCAGCATCTTTACCTTGCTACTACTGGCGATCTACCGAATCGAAAACTTCCCAACCCAGTAA
- the fusA gene encoding elongation factor G, whose translation MKVYKAEQIRNIALISHGGAGKTSLVDVALYDTGAVTRVGKVDEGTSISDHDPDEIKRRMSINLTVIPIEWRDTKINFLDTPGYADFVGEVKAGLRVADAAVVVVTAEKGVEVGTELVWKYADELKLPRLVFVNKLDRENTSFSRALESLQAQFGNKVVPLQVPIGEQAGFKGVVNLVTRKAYTFDGSKVQEGAVPAELESQVAQYREQLIESAVESDDDLMSKYLEGEELSQAEVERAVNAGASSGALIPVLCGSLAKNIGVQPLLDAIVEFLPSAAAAQQSLAAQANGNVAAFVYKTTADPTRGLITFFRVYSGSLKPDSHAWNPRTNTDERIGQILLMRGKMQEPATEVPAGDIAAVVKLQNTHTNDTLSVKEKAINLDPIAFPPPAFTAAIAPKTKSDLDKMGTALSRVAEEDPTIHITRDQETAETLISGMGESHIDITIERMQRKFGVEVEKHDQRVPYRETIRKHARAQGRHKRQSGGHGQFGDVWLEIDPLPMGSEKSFEFENKIVGGVVPKEYVPGVEKGVREALKQGFVAGYPMIGIKVALVDGSYHSVDSSSQAFEVAASLGMKNAVPLANPTLLEPIMTATIIVPDGNMGDVMSDLTTKRARILGMEPVGGGMQQITATVPMAEMLHYATDLRSITQGRGTFHMEFSQYEEVPATQQQQIIANAAKASTESGS comes from the coding sequence ATGAAAGTCTATAAGGCGGAGCAGATTCGCAACATCGCCCTCATCTCTCATGGTGGAGCAGGCAAAACTTCGCTGGTGGATGTAGCGCTCTATGATACCGGCGCTGTGACGCGAGTCGGGAAGGTAGATGAGGGCACTTCGATTTCAGACCACGATCCCGACGAGATCAAACGCCGCATGTCGATCAACCTTACCGTAATCCCCATCGAATGGCGCGATACCAAGATCAACTTTCTCGATACGCCCGGCTACGCTGATTTTGTCGGCGAGGTGAAAGCTGGATTGCGCGTCGCCGATGCAGCCGTGGTGGTTGTCACCGCTGAAAAGGGGGTCGAGGTTGGCACCGAACTGGTCTGGAAATACGCCGATGAACTCAAACTGCCTCGGCTGGTGTTCGTCAACAAGCTGGACCGCGAAAATACCAGCTTTAGCCGCGCGCTGGAATCCCTCCAGGCGCAGTTCGGTAATAAGGTCGTCCCTTTACAAGTTCCCATTGGGGAGCAGGCTGGCTTCAAAGGCGTCGTCAATCTGGTAACGCGCAAAGCCTACACCTTTGATGGCTCCAAAGTCCAGGAAGGGGCAGTGCCAGCTGAATTAGAATCCCAGGTCGCGCAGTATCGAGAACAACTCATTGAATCGGCGGTGGAGAGCGACGACGATCTGATGAGCAAATACCTGGAAGGTGAAGAGCTTTCCCAGGCCGAAGTTGAGCGTGCCGTCAACGCTGGCGCGTCCTCTGGTGCGCTCATACCTGTTCTCTGTGGCTCGCTTGCCAAAAACATCGGGGTCCAACCCCTGCTTGACGCCATCGTCGAATTCCTGCCGAGCGCGGCTGCTGCCCAGCAAAGCCTTGCTGCCCAGGCTAACGGGAATGTAGCCGCCTTCGTCTACAAAACAACCGCCGACCCTACGCGCGGTCTGATTACTTTCTTCCGCGTCTACAGCGGCTCCTTGAAGCCAGACTCGCACGCCTGGAACCCGCGCACCAATACCGATGAGCGCATCGGCCAGATATTGCTGATGCGCGGCAAGATGCAGGAACCCGCCACCGAGGTTCCGGCGGGTGACATTGCCGCTGTCGTCAAACTGCAAAATACACATACCAACGATACCCTCAGCGTCAAAGAAAAGGCTATCAACCTGGACCCTATCGCCTTCCCACCGCCAGCCTTTACGGCAGCAATCGCCCCGAAGACGAAAAGCGACCTGGATAAGATGGGTACCGCGCTGAGCCGTGTCGCCGAAGAAGACCCAACCATCCATATTACCCGCGACCAGGAGACCGCAGAAACGTTGATCTCTGGCATGGGCGAATCGCATATAGACATTACCATCGAGCGCATGCAGCGCAAGTTTGGCGTCGAAGTCGAAAAGCACGACCAGCGTGTTCCCTATCGTGAAACCATTCGCAAGCACGCCCGCGCGCAGGGCCGCCACAAACGGCAAAGCGGCGGTCACGGCCAGTTTGGCGATGTCTGGCTGGAGATTGACCCCTTGCCAATGGGCAGCGAAAAATCCTTCGAGTTTGAGAACAAGATCGTTGGCGGTGTCGTCCCTAAAGAGTATGTGCCAGGCGTCGAAAAAGGCGTGCGAGAAGCCTTAAAGCAAGGCTTTGTCGCTGGCTATCCCATGATTGGCATCAAAGTCGCTCTGGTTGATGGCAGCTATCACTCGGTAGACTCATCCTCCCAGGCGTTTGAAGTGGCGGCTTCGTTGGGCATGAAAAACGCTGTGCCTCTTGCCAACCCAACACTTCTGGAGCCAATCATGACCGCCACTATCATCGTGCCAGACGGCAACATGGGCGATGTCATGAGCGATCTAACCACCAAACGCGCGCGCATCCTGGGTATGGAGCCTGTCGGTGGGGGCATGCAGCAGATTACCGCCACAGTTCCGATGGCCGAGATGCTGCACTACGCCACCGATCTCCGCTCCATTACCCAGGGGCGCGGCACGTTCCACATGGAGTTTTCCCAATACGAAGAAGTGCCAGCCACCCAGCAGCAGCAGATCATTGCTAACGCCGCCAAGGCCAGCACTGAAAGCGGGTCATAG
- a CDS encoding substrate-binding domain-containing protein, whose amino-acid sequence MPRRHLQLTILLIPLLALAACGGNSGAAWGPGSTQGNTSTQHIVQQGGLIIFASPTLQLVLPALADAFFTSRGLTIPYVFNFSTAQVNAITVNTLADVDLLITDDLQTMLDARAIGFTQSVGTTLATDDLSVVLPPANPGNIHTLQDLARPGLRYLGISSLDGLNRHIQGTLESMILNPAFGQQYSARVYGNLINNYTDGPAAAQAIARSPSAGDFAIVYHTNYLTVERQHGASALRELSIPASFNPPVAMLAALASHAANPGLSQQFIDFMRSPQSQTIWKQYGFRPAP is encoded by the coding sequence ATGCCCAGGCGTCATCTTCAGCTAACCATCCTGCTCATCCCCCTGCTGGCGCTGGCGGCCTGCGGCGGCAATAGCGGCGCAGCCTGGGGGCCGGGCAGCACACAGGGCAATACCAGCACCCAGCATATCGTCCAACAAGGCGGACTCATTATCTTCGCCAGTCCAACTCTCCAACTGGTGTTGCCAGCCCTGGCAGACGCCTTCTTTACATCACGCGGCCTCACGATCCCCTACGTTTTTAATTTCTCCACCGCCCAGGTGAACGCTATTACCGTCAATACGCTGGCCGATGTCGATCTGCTTATCACCGATGACCTCCAGACGATGCTTGATGCCCGCGCTATTGGATTCACGCAAAGTGTAGGGACAACGCTGGCAACCGATGATCTGAGCGTCGTGCTTCCACCGGCCAACCCTGGCAACATTCATACCCTGCAAGACCTTGCCAGGCCAGGGCTGCGCTATCTTGGCATCTCCAGTCTGGACGGCCTCAACCGACACATTCAAGGGACGCTCGAAAGCATGATCCTCAATCCGGCCTTCGGCCAGCAATACTCCGCCCGTGTGTACGGAAACCTCATCAATAATTATACCGATGGGCCAGCCGCCGCGCAGGCGATAGCCAGGTCTCCCTCCGCAGGCGATTTTGCCATTGTGTACCACACCAACTACCTCACAGTCGAGCGACAGCACGGAGCAAGCGCGCTCCGTGAACTTTCCATCCCGGCGTCCTTCAATCCACCTGTTGCTATGCTGGCAGCCCTCGCAAGCCATGCCGCCAACCCCGGCCTCTCCCAGCAGTTTATTGATTTCATGCGCTCCCCCCAAAGCCAGACCATCTGGAAACAATACGGGTTCCGGCCAGCGCCATAG